CGGGGCTTCGATGTGCCAGCTCCACCGCCGGAAGGCGAGTTCCAGGCCGGAGGCCGGCACCACGTGCCGCGCGAAGTGCACGGGAAGAAATGTCCCGAGAACGCTGGTGGCGAAGGCGGAATTGGCCCAGTCGTAAAGGCACCAGATCAGTTCCACCCGGCCGATCCACCATCCTTTGGAGTCAGCCACTGCTAGGAGCCTTTCATTCACAATGCCCAAAGAACGGTTCCACATGTTGCTGACCGAACAGTCTTTGAAACTGTCCGGCTTGCTTCCCGGCGAGGGAAGTGAGGAGCGGTCGGCCGTTCTCCTGGGGTCGGTTCTGCCCGATATTTTTTTCTACGATCTCCCGAATTTTCGCTGGTCGGCGACAGGGGTGAGCCTTCACCGTTACGAGGGGGAGGAAGGATTCAGGCTGTGCGCGTCCTGGCTGAAGGCCAAGCCGTTGCTGAAATACACGACGGTTTTCTACTGCCTCCTGGGGGTGGCCTCCCATCTTCTGACCGACGGGTTTTGGCATCCCAGTATCAACCGTGAAAGCTTTTCCGGCTCTGAGCCCTGTCGGAAATATCGGTTGCCGCCCCAATCCTGCCACCACTGGCTGGAAGGCCAGCTGGAAGCGCTCTGGATTCCCCTGCTCGCCCCGCCGGAAACCTACCGTACCCGCCTGAAAGCCTTCCGGGAAGGGACACCGCCTGTACCGGCATGCCTTGAGTTTTACTCCGACTTCCTGAGTTTCGCCGGTTTCCGGCCCGTGCCGTCGGTTTCCAGGATGAGGCGGTGCCTCTTCTGGCAGACGACGCTCCTTCGGGCCTTCACGGATCCGCGGTTCACCCGCTGGCAGGAAAGGCTGCTCACGGAGCGACTGACCAAGAGGCTGGGAACGCTCCTCGTTCCGCCGCCCGGAAGCGGCATCCAAATCGTGGACGGGCGGAGACCCGCCGCGTCTGAAGGCCGGGATCCGGCCACAGCCTCGTTTTTGGCGTCTTCCGTCATTTACCTGAGCGAACGGCTGCGTGAGCTTTTCTGAAGGCGTCCAGGATTGCCGGGGCATCGAGCCCTTCCATGCGGTAGAGCTCCCGGGGGGCGCCGGAATGCCCGTAGTGTTTGACTCCGAGGCGGACCAGGCGGCAGGAAACGGCCCGGTCGGCCAGGACTCCAGCGACTCGGGCGCCGAGCCCGGTTTCCACGTGGTGGTCTTCCACCGTGAGGATCAAGCCGGTTCCCGCAGCTTCGATGACGGCGTCTTCGTCCAGGGGCTTGATGGAGGCGCAGTTGACGACGGCCACCTTGAGTCCGTCTTCTTCTTCGAGCAGCCTCTGAGCCTCCAGGGCTATGGCCACCATGGGGCCGTACGCGAGGATCGCCCCGTCGCTTCCCCGCCGCACCCAGTCGGCCCGGCCCGGTCGAAAACGATAGTCGCCGCCGTAGAGGGGGACGCCGTCTCTGTCGGTCAGCACGGGGGTCTTGGAGCGGCCCATGCCCACGAAGCAGTTGCCGGGATGTTGGGCCGCGTGGCGTACGATGCGGTCGGTCTGGTTGGGATCCGCCGGAATGAAGATGGAAAAGTGGTACAGGTTCTGCAAAAGGCCGATGTAGTCGATGCACTGATGGGTCTGGCCGTCCTCGCCCACGTCCAGGCCCAGGTGCGTACAGACCAGCTTCAGCTGGGACCCGTTGATGTCGTTCAGTCGATGCTGGTTGTAGACTTCGCTCACGCCGAAGACGCCGAAGGTGCTGAAAAAGACGGCGAACCCTTCGCGGCTCACGGCCCCGGAAACCGTGGCGGTGTGGTGTTCCTGAATGCCGGCTTCAAAGAACGCATCAGGCGAAACCTTGTGGAACCCCTTCATCTTCACCGACCCTTCCAGGTCGCAGCTGAAGCCCAGTATTTTCGGCGTGTCTCCGGTGTTGTTCAGCCGTGCCAGGTCCTCCAGGGCCGCTCCATAGGCCGACCGATTGTCGATGCGCACGTCGGCCCCGTACTCCCGCGGTGAGCCCTCATGGATTTCGGGGTATGGAATAGCCGGGCAGTAAGCGCTCTGAAACAGGCGGTGGTGCCGGCGCTTTTCCTGGAAGGATGCCAGGGCGTTTTCCATGCCCAGTTCGGCGAAGGCGCGTTCCGCCTCGTCTTCGGTCAGAGCGCACCCGTGGTAGTGGGCGTTGTTTTCCATGAAAGAGATGCCTTTTCCCATGACCGTCCGCGCCACGATGACCGAAGGGCGCGCCGGGTCGGGAACGTCCCGCCGATGGACGCGGCGGAGGGCGTCGAAAATTTCCCGGTAATCGTGGCCGTCTTCCACTGAAATCACGTTCCAGCCGCTAGCGGCGTATTCGTCCCGGATCCTCTGCGGCATAACCGTTTGGGTGTCTCCGCCGATCTGGAGCCGATTCCGATCCACGATCCCCAGCAGGTTGCTCAGTTTGTACTTCCAAGCGAAGCGTCTCGCTTCCGAAACCTGGCCCTTCTGCTGTTCGCCGTCTCCCATGAGCGCGGCCACGCGGGCGTCCCGTTGTCGCAGTCTGAGGGCCAGGGCCATACCGGTGGCCGCCGAGAGCCCCTGGCCCAGGTTGCCCGTGTTCCATTCCACCCCCGGCACGCAGGTTTCCACGTGCCCGGCGAAGGAAGAGCCTGCGCGGCGGAATTCGAGAAGCATGGCGTCTTCCGCGATGTAGCCGAATTCGCAGAGAACGGCATAGACGCCGGGGCTGATGTGTCCCATGCTGACGATCAGCCGGTCGCGCTCCGTCCAGCCGGGATCGTGGGGCCTGTGCCGAAGGGTGCTGTAGAGCATGAGGAGCAGGTGGAGCGACGACATGGAGCCGCCCGGATGGCCGCTTCCGGCCAACGTGGTGCTCAAAATGATGCGCCGCACGCAACGGCGCCACATATCGTCCAGGGTCTTCAGTTGATCGTCAGTGAGCTTCTCCTGGTCGAGAGAAATCGCCGGCATGAATCTCCCTCCTCCTGCTCGGGCCACGGCGGCAGGGTCCTCCGCGGCAATCCACGAAACGGCCCCGTGGGTCCGCGTGTCCCCCGGGGCTCGCCATCATACGCCTTGGACCTTGTTCGGGAATACGTCTCACGGCCTTATTGTGGTAGCCGGCTTGCCGGCGACCCCCATCGCGGAGAAGGCCGCTCCTGGAAAGGCTTCGGGTCGCTGGGCGTATCTCGCCGACCAGGCTCCCAAGCTGCAATGGCCGAAACCGGATGTTCCTGGATGTTCGCGGATCCGGATCTTCAGTGGACGGTGGTTTCGCGCAGTCCACCGCCCGCTCGATCTTGGCGTGACACCTTTTTCAGAACCGCGTCCGCCAGGTCATGCACCGCTGTTTTGAACGGGGATTCCAATGCGTCTTCCAGGACAGGCCTTCCCGCGTCGCCGCCTTCCACAACCGAGGGGTCGAAGGGGAGCGAACCCAGGAAGTCGATTTTCATCCGTTCGGCGGTCTTTTCGCCTCCGCCGGTCCGAAAGATGGGGATGAACCGATTGCAATGAGGGCAGTAAAGCCCGGCCATGTTTTCCACCAGGCCGGCGATGTCCAGGTTCACCTTCTTGCAGAAGTTGATGGATTTCCGGACGTCGGCGAGAGCCACCTCCTGGGGGGTCGTGACGATGACGGCCTGAGCGTCCGGGATCAGCTGGGCGATGCTGAGCGGTTCATCGCCGGTTCCGGGCGGGCAGTCGATAACCAGGAAGTCCAAGTCGTTCCAGGAACACTCCGCGATGAACTGTTGGATCACACCATGCTTAAGCGGTCCCCGCCAGATGACCGCGGAATCCGTATCTTCCATCATGGATTCGATGCTCACCACCTTCAGATTCGGCCGGTATTCGTGAGGGACGATTTCCTGGTCGGGGGTGATGCGCAGGAGGCCGTGGAGACCGAGCATCTTGGGCACGCTAGGGCCGTGAAGGTCGATGTCCAGGAGTCCCACCTGGTAGCCCTTTTGAGCCAGGGCCAGGGCCAGATACACCGCAACGCTGCTCTTACCGACGCCGCCCTTGCCGCTCATCACGATCAGCTTGTGCCTGATGCGTTCGAGCTTGCACTTCAACACGTCTTCCCGTGAATGTTTGTCTTTGCTTTCGCAATGTTCACACGACTTCGAATCACACGTTCCCATGATCCAAGCTCCCTTCCACCGGATAACTGTTGCCGGATCGGTCAGCCGCGGCTAATCTAAAGGGTCTGTCCGTCAATGTCAACCGAGACTCTCGGCGCCCCAGGGTTGAAGTGTTTGCGGAGGTGAAGCTATGCCGATCTACGAGTATCATTGCTGCAGCTGTGGTAAGGACTTCGAAACGTTTGTGTGGTCTTCCAGGGACGAAGGAAAGGTCGTCTGTCCCGCCTGCGGGAAAGACGACGTGAAGCGCCTCTTGTCTTCGTTTTCGTGTCAGGGCAGTCTGACGAATGCGGCGGGTGCCGGATCCGCTTCCGGCTGCGGCGGTGGGCTGGGCGGCTTCAGCTGAGCGTGACCGGCGACTCGGCGGTGCGCCGAAGCGGTGGTGTCCCAATTGGCGCGACCCGCGGGTGCTTTCCCGCAGGCTGTGGAACGTAAACGGTGGAAAAAGGAGTGTTTCGCCATGAATTGGGAAATTTTGATCCCCGTGGGGATAGTGGTGGGATGGGTGGTGCTCAACCGCTGGATTCTCCCCAAGATGGGTATTTCCACGTGAATATCGCCTCGATGTGGAATCGGTGATTCCAAGGCCGGGAAGAGTTCCATCAAGAACGCGCCTGAGCGATGATCTTCCGGATCGGTAGCGGGGCCGCCGGGTGTGAGAAGTCCCGGCGGAATCCGGTACCGCATTCAGAACCGGCGGGGGTGAAAGCGGGCGGCTGAGCGGCGCTTACGGTTGCGCCTGCGGAGGGCCAGCAGCGCAAGGAAAACCAGGGCTGCGGCCCCGACGGCAATCCCGCCCGTGACCGCCCCGATCCGGCCCCAGTTCCAGTCCTCGGCCTTCAGCAGGGAATGCCACGCCCGGACAAAAACGCCGGCCTGGGGGATGTCCTCCCGGCTCACCAGGTCGATGACCCGCGGTTCCCCGTCTCCAACCGTGATCACCGCGGAACCGATCACAGCGCCGGTTCCGATCGGCGCAGTCACCGATTCGGGCAGTCTGAGTTCC
This is a stretch of genomic DNA from Desulfoglaeba alkanexedens ALDC. It encodes these proteins:
- a CDS encoding transketolase, with amino-acid sequence MPAISLDQEKLTDDQLKTLDDMWRRCVRRIILSTTLAGSGHPGGSMSSLHLLLMLYSTLRHRPHDPGWTERDRLIVSMGHISPGVYAVLCEFGYIAEDAMLLEFRRAGSSFAGHVETCVPGVEWNTGNLGQGLSAATGMALALRLRQRDARVAALMGDGEQQKGQVSEARRFAWKYKLSNLLGIVDRNRLQIGGDTQTVMPQRIRDEYAASGWNVISVEDGHDYREIFDALRRVHRRDVPDPARPSVIVARTVMGKGISFMENNAHYHGCALTEDEAERAFAELGMENALASFQEKRRHHRLFQSAYCPAIPYPEIHEGSPREYGADVRIDNRSAYGAALEDLARLNNTGDTPKILGFSCDLEGSVKMKGFHKVSPDAFFEAGIQEHHTATVSGAVSREGFAVFFSTFGVFGVSEVYNQHRLNDINGSQLKLVCTHLGLDVGEDGQTHQCIDYIGLLQNLYHFSIFIPADPNQTDRIVRHAAQHPGNCFVGMGRSKTPVLTDRDGVPLYGGDYRFRPGRADWVRRGSDGAILAYGPMVAIALEAQRLLEEEDGLKVAVVNCASIKPLDEDAVIEAAGTGLILTVEDHHVETGLGARVAGVLADRAVSCRLVRLGVKHYGHSGAPRELYRMEGLDAPAILDAFRKAHAAVRSGK
- a CDS encoding zinc dependent phospholipase C family protein; translated protein: MLLTEQSLKLSGLLPGEGSEERSAVLLGSVLPDIFFYDLPNFRWSATGVSLHRYEGEEGFRLCASWLKAKPLLKYTTVFYCLLGVASHLLTDGFWHPSINRESFSGSEPCRKYRLPPQSCHHWLEGQLEALWIPLLAPPETYRTRLKAFREGTPPVPACLEFYSDFLSFAGFRPVPSVSRMRRCLFWQTTLLRAFTDPRFTRWQERLLTERLTKRLGTLLVPPPGSGIQIVDGRRPAASEGRDPATASFLASSVIYLSERLRELF
- a CDS encoding Mrp/NBP35 family ATP-binding protein, yielding MGTCDSKSCEHCESKDKHSREDVLKCKLERIRHKLIVMSGKGGVGKSSVAVYLALALAQKGYQVGLLDIDLHGPSVPKMLGLHGLLRITPDQEIVPHEYRPNLKVVSIESMMEDTDSAVIWRGPLKHGVIQQFIAECSWNDLDFLVIDCPPGTGDEPLSIAQLIPDAQAVIVTTPQEVALADVRKSINFCKKVNLDIAGLVENMAGLYCPHCNRFIPIFRTGGGEKTAERMKIDFLGSLPFDPSVVEGGDAGRPVLEDALESPFKTAVHDLADAVLKKVSRQDRAGGGLRETTVH
- a CDS encoding FmdB family zinc ribbon protein, encoding MPIYEYHCCSCGKDFETFVWSSRDEGKVVCPACGKDDVKRLLSSFSCQGSLTNAAGAGSASGCGGGLGGFS